The following are encoded together in the Cicer arietinum cultivar CDC Frontier isolate Library 1 chromosome 2, Cicar.CDCFrontier_v2.0, whole genome shotgun sequence genome:
- the LOC140919463 gene encoding uncharacterized protein: MEIRSCSICLFYFTESERTYSAAIPLPMVKYLLGQYLVFLSSTVNGYEGTGRSLSLKLVQKLQEQSHIYAKSTEGTGQQNNCESKTTNLRSQIRRKGNGPEDINQASDVRNPSPQSDLTKSPSHHETQLKASRDVAMATAAKAKLLLRGSFKADLAFAKGCICTCSRLCTLWWFNGFWVYVNRLHNRHSEYHFSHCCH; the protein is encoded by the exons ATGGAAATAAGGTCATGTAGCATCTGTTTATTCTATTTTACCGAGTCAGAAAGAACATATTCAG CTGCTATTCCACTACCTATGGTGAAGTATTTGCTTGGCCAATATTTGGTCTTCCTGTCTTCTACTGTTAATGG TTATGAAGGAACTGGACGCTCGTTATCACTAAAACTTGTACAGAAACTGCAAGAGCAAAGCCATATATATGCTAAGAGCACAGAGGGCACCG GACAGCAAAACAATTGTGAGAGTAAGACAACAAATCTGAGATCTCAAATAAGGCGAAAAGGAAATGGACCGGAGGACATAAACCAAGCTTCAGATGTGAGGAATCCATCGCCGCAATCCGATCTGACAAAGTCTCCTTCTCACCACGAAACACAACTCAAGGCATCACGCGAC GTGGCAATGGCAACAGCTGCAAAAGCAAAATTACTTCTTCGTGGGTCTTTTAAAGCAGATTTGGCATTTGCTAAAGGATGTATATGCACTTGTTCAAGACTCTGCACTCTTTGGTGGTTTAATGGTTTCTGGGTCTATGTGAATAGGTTGCATAACCGCCATTCGGAATATCATTTCTCTCATTGCTGTCATTGA
- the LOC101493912 gene encoding transcription factor bHLH61: MVSREQKRAALHEKLQLLRSVTNSHAVNNTSIVIDASKYIENLKEKVERLNEEIASAESSSVHNPLPMVTVETLEKGFLINVFSAKSSQGMLVSILEAIEEMRLTVLEARVSCTDTFRFQAVGGENEEEGETIDAQAVKQAVGKAIQNWTENIDQV, from the exons atggtttcTAGGGAGCAAAAGAGAGCAGCACTGCATGAGAAGCTGCAACTTCTTCGTTCTGTTACTAACTCTCATGCT GTAAACAATACTTCGATTGTAATCGATGCATCGAAGTATATCGAAAATCTAAAGGAAAAGGTAGAAAGATTGAATGAAGAAATAGCCTCTGCAGAGAGTTCAAGTGTACACAATCCCTTGCCTATG GTTACAGTGGAAACCCTAGAAAAAGGATTTCTTATAAATGTTTTTTCAGCAAAAAGCAGCCAAGGTATGCTTGTTTCAATACTTGAAGCCATTGAAGAGATGAGACTTACAGTCCTTGAAGCTAGGGTTTCTTGTACAGACACTTTTCGATTCCAAGCTGTTGGAGGAGAA AATGAAGAAGAAGGTGAGACTATTGATGCACAAGCTGTGAAACAAGCGGTGGGAAAAGCAATACAAAATTGGACCGAAAATATTGATCAAGTGTAA
- the LOC101494235 gene encoding respiratory supercomplex factor 2 homolog C1565.01-like, with amino-acid sequence METIQSWVSKHKLAAVGGVWASGIGGTLLSYSRTRSPMKPSLRLIHARMHAQALTLAVLSGVAAYRYYENYIIEPKPQVETTTPNLIQMEEWELLCPF; translated from the exons ATGGAGACAATTcaatcatgggtttcaaaacaCAAGCTCGCCGCAGTTG GAGGAGTGTGGGCATCTGGAATTGGAGGAACACTTCTATCATATTCACGTACAAGGTCTCCAATGAAGCCAAgtcttaggcttattcatgcTAG AATGCACGCTCAAGCATTAACATTAGCGGTGTTGTCTGGTGTTGCCGCTTATCGCTATTATGAGAATTACATTATTGAGCCAAAACCACAAGTAGAAACTACTACTCCAAATTTAATCCAGATGGAAGAGTGGGAGCTTCTATGTcctttttaa
- the LOC101494860 gene encoding uncharacterized protein, whose translation MQSERKRKLTGRNPLSDCTNTSSYSSSVPLKSTKPYRSSSALKEPHTEFTSTTGNLDGASNPNSPPSTFLSTPLRKTLSRRGTVDLEASEPISIVYSRRTSSNKRKDIRKEVVVPARNTPIRRKDIAKEVVVSASSTPIRRKDKEKEVVNPVSSTPVRWKDKGKEVVIPASSTPIRWKDKGKEVVIPASSTPIQRKDIGKEVDIPSSSTTILKVSNTSERSDGAEGANLPKVKAMTVPCRKKHRAKSSKQDVFKDPILQDYIEKQNAYFKMIDEFELLEEEAETVSDS comes from the exons ATGCAATCTGAACGAAAACGAAAGCTCACAGGAAGAAACCCACTCTCCGATTGTACCAACACTTCTTCTTATTCTTCCTCTGTTCCCCTCAAATCTACCAAACCCTATCGTTCTTCTTCTGCGTTAAAAGAACCTCACACCGAATTCACGTCAACTACCGGGAATCTCGATGGTGCATCAAACCCTAACTCTCCTCCATCTACCTTTCTTTCAACTCCTTTGCGTAAAACATTGTCTCGTCGCG GGACTGTTGATCTTGAAGCTTCTGAGCCTATTTCTATAGTATACAGCCGAAGAACCTCTTCAAATAAAAGAAAGGATATAAGGAAGGAAGTGGTTGTTCCAGCCCGTAACACGCCTATTAGAAGAAAGGATATTGCGAAGGAAGTGGTTGTTTCTGCTAGTAGCACGCCCATTAGAAGGAAGGATAAAGAAAAGGAAGTGGTCAATCCTGTGAGTAGCACACCCGTTAGATGGAAGGATAAAGGGAAGGAAGTGGTCATTCCTGCAAGTAGCACACCCATTAGATGGAAGGATAAAGGGAAGGAAGTGGTCATTCCTGCAAGTAGCACACCTATTCAAAGGAAGGATATAGGGAAGGAAGTGGACATTCCTTCAAGTAGCACAACCATTTTGAAGGTCTCTAATACTAG TGAGAGAAGTGATGGGGCAGAAGGTGCAAATCTACCCAAGGTCAAGGCAATGACAGTCCCTTGTAGAAAG AAGCACCGTGCCAAGTCATCTAAACAAGACGTGTTCAAAGATCCCATCTTGCAAGATtatattgaaaaacaaaatgcttACTTTAAAATGATTGATGAATTTGAACTATTAGAGGAGGAGGCTGAAACAGTTAGTGATAGCTAG